One part of the Aurantibacillus circumpalustris genome encodes these proteins:
- a CDS encoding GNAT family N-acetyltransferase: MAYEKILGDYLFSNDKLKLQVDVVHDYLSKESYWARNIPLELVEKSIEGSVCFGVYYNVKQIGFARVITDTASFGYLADVFIVKEFRGKGLSKELMAFIMNYDPLKKLRRFMLATKDAHELYTQFGFKALAEPARFMEIKSFESYTQ; this comes from the coding sequence ATGGCTTACGAAAAAATTCTCGGCGACTACTTATTCAGCAATGATAAATTAAAGCTTCAGGTGGATGTGGTTCACGATTATTTGAGCAAAGAAAGTTATTGGGCTCGGAATATTCCTTTAGAACTTGTAGAAAAATCAATTGAAGGAAGTGTCTGCTTTGGCGTTTATTACAACGTAAAACAAATTGGTTTTGCACGCGTTATCACAGATACTGCAAGCTTTGGGTATTTAGCGGACGTATTTATTGTAAAAGAATTTCGCGGAAAAGGTTTGTCTAAAGAATTGATGGCTTTTATTATGAATTATGACCCCTTAAAAAAACTCCGTCGCTTTATGCTTGCTACGAAAGACGCGCATGAATTGTACACGCAGTTTGGTTTTAAAGCTTTGGCGGAGCCTGCCCGTTTTATGGAAATTAAATCTTTTGAGTCGTATACACAATGA